A stretch of DNA from Archangium lipolyticum:
TCCCCCGCGCTCCAGCGGATGAAGGCGTGGAACTTGGAGACGGACGGGTCGTGCACCACCAGGGAGCTCGTCTCCAGCCGCCCCACGGCGAACACCTCACCGTCCATCTTCGGCTTGAGGAAGAGGACCTGCAGGTGCTCGAAGCCCTGCAGCATCGCCATCAGCCGGTCCGCCAGCCGGGAGCGGTGCGCCATGAACACCGTGCGCGCCTCGCCCATCTGCTGGGCCACCCGCTGGAAGACGGGCGCGGGTGGCTGCTGGATGAGCGCCACCGGGCCATGCTGGTCCTGGAACGTCTTCACGTCCGTCTGTACCAGCGCTCGCAATTCCCTCACGGATGGCATGGCGCGCAAGGGTAGGCGTGTACGCGGCGCGTGCCAAGAGCCCTGGCTCGGTT
This window harbors:
- a CDS encoding FHA domain-containing protein, producing MPSVRELRALVQTDVKTFQDQHGPVALIQQPPAPVFQRVAQQMGEARTVFMAHRSRLADRLMAMLQGFEHLQVLFLKPKMDGEVFAVGRLETSSLVVHDPSVSKFHAFIRWSAGDGSCYVRDAGSMNGTFVNAIALGDQEQQLFDGDGLAFGDAQFLYVRTETLHAHLCAAIPSVAR